In the Mycoplasmoides gallisepticum genome, one interval contains:
- a CDS encoding acetate kinase translates to MNKILVINAGSSSIKFQLYDANEKVLAKGLCERIFIDGAFKYEFEDGSKDEGNSAFPTHKEALTHLLESLKKHKVINDLSEIVGVGHRVVQGAYWTDSTLITPQVLEKIYELAKLAPLHNKPEADVIDVVQKLIPKAKNVAVFDTSFHTSMPEVAYEYAIPREWKEKHLVRRYGYHGTSYRYVTKRFEQLLNKKAVNLVICHLGNGASIAAIKDSKSINTSMGFTPLEGLVMGTRSGDIDPSVVQYIAKQTNKTLDQVIDDLNKKSGLLGLSSYADMRDVTSNLPKTQLTLDVYTQRVADYILKYANQINASIDGLVFTAGVGENASLIIQEVVNKVHLLKVSLDPKAFEQKYSDYRKLSDDKSQLNVYQVRTNEEIMIMRDVVRLSK, encoded by the coding sequence ATGAATAAAATCTTAGTAATTAACGCTGGGTCAAGTTCAATTAAGTTTCAACTATACGATGCTAATGAAAAAGTACTAGCTAAAGGTTTATGTGAAAGAATCTTTATTGATGGTGCTTTTAAATACGAATTTGAAGATGGTAGTAAAGATGAAGGTAATTCAGCTTTTCCCACTCATAAAGAAGCTTTAACTCATCTATTAGAATCATTAAAGAAACATAAGGTAATTAATGACTTAAGTGAGATTGTTGGTGTTGGTCACCGTGTTGTACAAGGTGCTTATTGAACTGATTCAACTTTAATTACTCCTCAAGTGTTAGAAAAGATCTATGAATTAGCCAAGCTTGCGCCACTACATAACAAGCCAGAGGCAGATGTAATTGATGTTGTGCAAAAACTAATTCCAAAAGCTAAGAACGTAGCAGTTTTTGATACATCATTCCACACATCAATGCCAGAAGTTGCATATGAATATGCAATCCCTCGTGAATGAAAAGAAAAACACTTAGTTAGAAGATATGGTTATCACGGGACAAGCTATCGTTATGTAACTAAGCGTTTTGAACAATTATTAAATAAAAAAGCGGTAAATTTAGTAATTTGTCACTTAGGGAATGGCGCTTCAATTGCAGCAATCAAGGATTCAAAATCAATCAACACTTCAATGGGTTTCACCCCATTAGAAGGTTTAGTAATGGGTACTAGAAGTGGTGATATCGACCCATCAGTTGTTCAATACATTGCTAAGCAAACAAATAAAACACTAGATCAAGTAATTGATGATCTAAACAAGAAATCAGGACTATTAGGTTTATCTAGTTATGCTGATATGCGAGATGTGACTAGCAACTTACCTAAAACCCAACTAACATTAGATGTCTACACTCAAAGAGTTGCTGATTACATTCTTAAGTATGCAAACCAAATCAATGCATCGATCGATGGTTTAGTATTCACTGCAGGTGTTGGAGAAAATGCAAGCTTAATCATCCAAGAAGTTGTTAACAAAGTTCATTTATTAAAAGTTTCATTAGATCCAAAAGCTTTTGAACAAAAGTATTCAGACTATAGAAAACTATCTGATGACAAGAGTCAACTGAACGTTTATCAAGTAAGAACAAACGAAGAGATCATGATTATGCGTGATGTTGTTCGTTTGTCTAAATAA
- a CDS encoding FAD-dependent oxidoreductase produces the protein MKVIVVGINHAGTSAIRTMLAENPKLDVVAFDRNDNISFLGCGIALAVSGVVKDTTDLFYSNPEQLRSMGAKVHMKHEVLSVDHNRKVVVVCNLEKNSTFEESYDKLILATGAWPITTADASLPFTEKYCGGIEGLVACKTYQHALEIIDQFKKPDVNNIVVIGAGYIGVELVEAAHQKGKKTLLVDMLPRPAANYFDKEFGTDLMTTMKKEGVDVRCGTKVMGYLVDTEGGKKVIRGITLEKDGVQTKVEADLVIQCIGFLPNTSLLADAHKVKNGALIIDQYCQTSVKDVYAIGGAAAIMNAATGEYQNIDLATNAVKTGVVAASHINGMTNIKLENVVGTNAIHVFGHHLASTGISEEVAKIRGIQAVASYFEDADRPEWMNTYDRVKIKLVYDPKTLRLLGAQVGSTKNNHSEVIYLLALAIQRKLTLVDVAFADVFFLPHYNKPFNFIISAILQALGLNYFKESIKK, from the coding sequence ATGAAAGTTATTGTAGTAGGAATTAACCACGCTGGTACGTCTGCGATTCGCACGATGTTAGCGGAAAATCCTAAATTAGATGTAGTAGCATTCGACCGCAATGACAATATCTCTTTCTTAGGATGTGGTATTGCTTTAGCTGTTAGTGGTGTAGTTAAAGATACAACTGATTTATTCTACTCAAACCCAGAACAACTTAGATCAATGGGTGCAAAAGTTCACATGAAACACGAAGTGCTTTCAGTGGATCACAATAGAAAGGTTGTTGTTGTTTGTAATTTAGAAAAGAACTCAACTTTTGAAGAAAGTTATGACAAGCTAATCTTAGCTACTGGTGCTTGACCAATTACAACAGCTGATGCTAGTCTTCCTTTCACTGAAAAATACTGTGGTGGAATCGAAGGTTTAGTTGCTTGTAAAACTTACCAACACGCTTTAGAAATTATTGACCAATTCAAAAAACCTGATGTTAATAATATCGTTGTAATCGGTGCAGGTTACATTGGGGTTGAATTAGTTGAAGCTGCTCACCAAAAAGGTAAGAAAACATTATTAGTTGATATGTTACCAAGACCAGCAGCTAACTACTTTGATAAAGAATTTGGTACAGATCTAATGACAACTATGAAAAAAGAAGGAGTTGACGTTAGATGCGGAACTAAAGTAATGGGATACTTAGTTGACACTGAAGGTGGCAAAAAAGTGATCCGTGGAATTACTTTAGAAAAAGATGGCGTTCAAACTAAAGTAGAAGCTGACTTAGTAATTCAATGTATCGGTTTCTTACCAAACACATCACTTTTAGCTGACGCTCACAAAGTGAAAAACGGTGCTTTAATTATTGACCAATACTGTCAAACTTCTGTTAAAGATGTATATGCAATCGGTGGTGCTGCTGCAATTATGAACGCAGCAACTGGTGAATACCAAAACATCGACTTAGCAACTAACGCAGTTAAAACTGGTGTGGTAGCTGCTTCTCACATTAATGGTATGACTAACATTAAGTTAGAAAACGTTGTTGGTACAAACGCGATCCACGTATTTGGTCACCACTTAGCATCAACTGGAATCTCAGAAGAAGTTGCTAAAATTCGTGGAATCCAAGCTGTAGCTTCATACTTTGAAGATGCTGACCGTCCAGAATGAATGAACACTTATGACAGAGTGAAGATTAAATTAGTATATGATCCTAAAACTCTAAGATTATTAGGTGCTCAAGTAGGTTCAACTAAAAATAACCACTCTGAAGTTATTTACTTATTAGCATTAGCAATTCAAAGAAAATTAACATTAGTTGATGTTGCATTCGCTGATGTATTCTTCTTACCTCACTACAACAAACCATTTAACTTTATCATTAGTGCAATTCTACAAGCTTTAGGATTAAATTACTTCAAAGAAAGCATTAAAAAATAG
- a CDS encoding hemolysin family protein: MTSEESSSVTDNNSIVTDNSSIAIYIIYGVLILLFLFISVIFSALETAFTSLTSFKWNGYIKEHNIQKKLRTKIINKLIKNFTLTLSTILICNNVANIIISTLSTLLFNRIVENQAVGSSLAVFVTTFITLFFGEIAPKSIAKFRPIKTVLLFSFVMIFFYYLVFPVTFLISKVFKKYSKTQTSEKEVTFFIDEAKNEGVLENDEALLIKNAINFDETLIQQVYTKWKEVVYVHEHSSIGLIKKRFLSDNVSRIPIINDENKTIGVLHLKDYLSIVENKDEDNWTEYLSEPIYVLRDYKLDKVLYLMKRERVQIAIVVNNFNEYESIGIITMEDLLEQLVGQIYDEQDEVGQVQEINAYTWMVDSSINAQYFLHKYINKNINVKKNIKLLDYINNNTQHNARYEDGIYHDDFMTVKYLEYDEETKVKLVEIIKNEIQVTEISTNY, from the coding sequence ATGACATCTGAAGAGAGTTCATCCGTCACGGATAATAATTCCATAGTCACGGATAATAGTTCTATAGCCATATATATAATATATGGGGTGCTTATACTGCTTTTTTTATTCATTTCTGTAATTTTTTCTGCTTTAGAAACAGCATTTACAAGTTTAACTAGCTTCAAATGAAATGGATACATAAAAGAGCACAATATCCAAAAGAAGTTAAGAACGAAGATTATCAATAAGTTAATTAAAAATTTTACGTTAACATTATCAACAATTCTGATCTGTAATAATGTAGCGAATATTATTATCTCCACACTTTCAACACTGCTATTCAACAGGATTGTTGAAAATCAAGCTGTAGGTTCTTCGCTAGCTGTATTCGTAACAACTTTTATAACTTTATTTTTTGGTGAAATAGCACCTAAATCTATCGCTAAATTTAGACCTATTAAAACAGTTCTTTTATTTAGTTTTGTGATGATTTTCTTTTATTACTTAGTATTTCCAGTAACCTTTTTAATATCTAAGGTCTTTAAAAAGTATTCAAAAACACAAACTAGTGAGAAAGAAGTAACCTTTTTTATTGATGAAGCTAAGAATGAAGGTGTTCTTGAAAACGATGAAGCTTTATTAATTAAAAACGCTATTAATTTTGATGAAACTTTAATCCAACAGGTATATACAAAGTGAAAAGAAGTTGTGTATGTTCATGAGCACAGTTCAATTGGTTTAATTAAAAAACGGTTTTTATCAGATAATGTTTCAAGAATACCTATTATTAATGATGAAAATAAAACGATAGGTGTCTTACACTTAAAAGATTATCTGAGTATCGTTGAAAATAAGGATGAAGATAATTGAACTGAATATTTAAGTGAACCGATCTATGTTTTAAGAGATTACAAGTTAGATAAAGTGTTATATCTAATGAAAAGAGAAAGAGTACAAATCGCAATCGTCGTCAATAATTTCAATGAGTATGAATCAATTGGAATTATCACCATGGAAGACTTGCTCGAACAATTAGTTGGTCAAATCTACGACGAACAAGATGAAGTAGGTCAAGTTCAAGAAATTAATGCCTATACTTGAATGGTAGATTCATCGATAAACGCACAGTACTTTTTACACAAATACATAAATAAAAATATTAATGTTAAGAAAAATATAAAATTATTAGACTATATCAATAACAACACTCAACATAATGCAAGGTATGAAGACGGTATTTATCACGACGATTTCATGACTGTTAAATATCTAGAATATGACGAAGAAACAAAGGTTAAACTTGTCGAAATTATCAAAAACGAAATTCAAGTAACCGAAATAAGCACAAATTATTAA
- a CDS encoding deoxynucleoside kinase: MLIGISGMVACGKSVLSKRIHEHYKTSLFLREFKEDDVVFNKFLEWLYEKRPNTEISFQAYICENHSTKMNEIWKNYRSENKDSKKDHIIIDRFCIEHNIFARLILAKKGDKFLNAYQAMFDMMIDKNEIPDIAIFLDVNFENFKKRLFKRNRKVEVNNFDENLDYWKELHQNYRKNFEILCEKYKVNAYYIDTNDMTEIEVFNKAVEIIDNHNR; the protein is encoded by the coding sequence TTGTTAATCGGAATAAGTGGCATGGTTGCATGCGGTAAAAGCGTTTTGTCTAAAAGAATACACGAACACTATAAGACCTCTTTATTCTTAAGAGAATTTAAAGAAGACGATGTTGTTTTTAATAAGTTCTTAGAATGACTTTATGAAAAACGCCCAAATACAGAAATAAGTTTTCAAGCTTATATTTGTGAAAATCATTCAACAAAGATGAATGAAATTTGAAAAAATTATCGATCTGAAAACAAAGATTCTAAAAAAGATCACATTATTATCGATCGCTTTTGTATCGAACATAACATTTTTGCTAGACTAATTTTGGCTAAAAAAGGCGATAAATTTTTAAATGCTTACCAAGCGATGTTTGATATGATGATTGATAAAAATGAGATTCCAGATATTGCCATTTTTTTAGATGTCAATTTTGAGAATTTCAAAAAAAGATTATTTAAGAGAAATCGCAAAGTAGAAGTAAATAATTTTGATGAAAATTTAGATTACTGAAAAGAATTACATCAAAATTACCGTAAAAACTTTGAAATTTTGTGTGAAAAATACAAAGTTAATGCGTATTATATTGACACAAATGATATGACTGAAATTGAAGTTTTTAATAAGGCTGTTGAGATCATTGATAACCACAATAGATAA
- a CDS encoding ATP-dependent Clp protease ATP-binding subunit: protein MFASFTPTEEKNVLSKYSRNLNDEIARNAIDPTIGREEEIRRLIEILSRKNKNNPVLIGEPGVGKTAIVEGFARKIVNGDVPDNLKDVEVVELSLSSLIAGTQFQGSFEERLNKILKEVKNSSGKVILFIDEIHQLVGMGKNSSNSAMDAANILKPMMARGEIKVIGATTIDEYRKYIEKDGALERRMQKILVDEPTKQEALTIMRGLRERWEAFHKVRIFDDALVAAVEMSARYISDRYLPDKAIDLIDEAAAKIKTLIHSLPPELDNIKQKIIHLSTELAALEREKKENHSNVRLGRIEQLKKEIKDFTNKQNELTVKWTQQKTIYECINKLKEEVTNLTAEIERLQAKGEYTQASKLLYLEIPKRQEEIEKKTKELSEFTDNLIKTSISRVEIAEVISQATKIPLSKLVASEQQKLLNLKNDLSKYIKGQDHAIKNVSDAVLRGRAQINDPNRPIGSFLFLGPTGVGKTEVAKKLAYCLFDNEKAMVRIDMSEFMERHSVDKLIGSPPGYIGYDQPGVLSDAIRTKPYAVVLFDEIEKAHPDVLNILLQILDDGQLTDNHNRLVNFKNTIIIMTSNIGAEHILANNPAKTIEELKRKIRPELLNRIDELITFKALNDKDLSAIAQKLLSDLSDRIKKQQINITFDKKIVENVVKHGSNTVFGARPLKRYIQREVENFLAKKIIENKLEKNKSYVCTFNAETNEYTLVNLRKAVS, encoded by the coding sequence ATGTTTGCTAGTTTTACTCCAACAGAAGAAAAAAATGTTTTAAGTAAATATTCTCGTAATCTAAACGATGAAATTGCTAGAAACGCAATTGATCCTACGATCGGTAGAGAAGAAGAAATAAGAAGATTGATTGAAATCCTAAGTAGAAAAAATAAGAATAACCCTGTCTTAATCGGTGAACCCGGAGTTGGTAAAACAGCAATCGTTGAAGGTTTTGCTAGAAAGATCGTCAATGGTGATGTTCCTGATAACTTAAAAGATGTAGAAGTAGTGGAATTATCATTATCTTCATTAATTGCAGGTACGCAATTTCAAGGTTCATTTGAAGAACGATTAAATAAGATCTTAAAAGAAGTGAAGAATTCAAGCGGTAAGGTGATCTTATTTATTGATGAGATTCATCAACTTGTAGGTATGGGTAAGAATTCGTCAAATTCAGCAATGGATGCTGCCAATATTTTAAAACCAATGATGGCTCGTGGTGAAATTAAAGTAATCGGTGCAACAACAATTGATGAATATCGTAAGTACATTGAAAAAGATGGTGCGTTAGAACGAAGAATGCAAAAAATTCTAGTGGATGAACCTACAAAGCAAGAAGCATTAACAATTATGCGTGGGCTTAGAGAAAGATGAGAAGCATTCCACAAGGTAAGAATTTTTGATGATGCATTAGTAGCAGCTGTTGAAATGTCTGCGCGTTATATTTCTGATCGATACTTACCAGATAAAGCAATCGACCTAATTGATGAAGCTGCAGCTAAGATCAAAACCTTAATTCATTCTTTACCACCTGAATTAGATAACATTAAGCAAAAAATTATTCACTTAAGCACAGAGCTAGCTGCTCTTGAACGTGAAAAGAAAGAAAATCACTCTAACGTTAGACTTGGAAGAATTGAACAATTAAAAAAAGAAATTAAAGATTTCACTAATAAACAGAATGAATTAACAGTTAAGTGAACTCAACAAAAAACAATTTATGAATGTATAAATAAATTAAAAGAAGAAGTTACTAATCTAACGGCTGAAATTGAAAGATTACAGGCTAAAGGTGAATATACTCAAGCATCTAAATTACTTTATTTAGAAATTCCAAAACGCCAAGAAGAAATTGAAAAGAAAACTAAAGAATTGAGCGAATTTACCGACAATTTAATAAAAACTTCAATATCTAGAGTTGAAATTGCTGAAGTAATTTCACAGGCAACGAAAATCCCTTTAAGTAAATTAGTTGCTTCCGAACAGCAAAAATTATTAAATCTTAAAAACGATCTTTCTAAATATATTAAAGGTCAAGATCATGCAATTAAAAATGTTTCAGATGCAGTATTAAGAGGTAGAGCTCAAATTAATGATCCTAATCGTCCTATTGGCTCATTCTTATTCTTAGGTCCTACCGGTGTAGGTAAAACTGAAGTAGCTAAAAAATTAGCATATTGTTTATTTGATAATGAAAAAGCAATGGTTCGCATTGATATGTCTGAATTTATGGAAAGACATTCAGTTGATAAACTAATTGGTTCTCCTCCTGGATATATTGGTTATGATCAACCTGGTGTTTTATCAGACGCAATTAGAACAAAACCTTATGCAGTGGTATTATTTGATGAAATTGAAAAAGCACATCCAGACGTTTTAAATATCTTACTTCAAATATTAGATGATGGTCAATTAACAGACAATCACAATAGATTAGTAAACTTTAAAAACACGATAATCATAATGACATCTAATATTGGTGCTGAACATATCCTAGCTAATAATCCAGCTAAGACAATTGAAGAGTTAAAAAGAAAAATCAGACCAGAATTATTAAATAGAATTGATGAATTAATTACGTTTAAAGCATTAAACGACAAAGATTTATCTGCAATAGCTCAAAAATTACTGAGTGATTTAAGTGACCGTATTAAAAAGCAACAAATAAATATTACCTTTGATAAAAAGATTGTTGAAAACGTTGTTAAGCATGGTTCTAATACCGTTTTTGGAGCTCGCCCATTAAAACGTTATATTCAAAGAGAAGTAGAGAATTTTTTAGCAAAAAAAATAATCGAAAACAAGCTTGAAAAGAACAAATCTTATGTTTGTACATTTAATGCAGAAACAAATGAATATACTCTTGTAAATTTAAGAAAAGCTGTATCTTAA
- the pdhA gene encoding pyruvate dehydrogenase (acetyl-transferring) E1 component subunit alpha: MAIIVKNKIPELLHRVIDNEGRVIDPSYVQKLSDERVIEAYYYMNLSRELDKKMLTWQRSGKMLTLAPNIGEEALQLGTSLAMTKKDWLVPAFRSGALMLHRGVKPYQLMLYWNGNEKGNVFDEGVRVIPINITIGAQYSQAAGIGYALKQNKERAAAVTFIGDGGTAEGEFYEAMNLASIHKWQTVFCVNNNQYAISTRTNLESAVSDLSTKAIAVNMPRVRVDGNDLLACYDAMLEAIEYSRSGMGPIFVEFVTYRQGPHTTSDDPSVYRTKQEEEEAKKSDPIARIKKFLTAKGLWDEAKEKTMFEQIEAKISEEYDVMLQHIQTTVDDVFDHTYATLPQNLVEQKAVAKKYFGDK, from the coding sequence ATGGCAATTATTGTTAAAAACAAAATTCCTGAACTTTTACATAGAGTAATTGACAATGAAGGACGGGTAATCGATCCTAGTTATGTACAAAAGCTATCAGACGAAAGAGTGATCGAAGCTTACTACTACATGAACTTATCAAGAGAACTTGACAAGAAGATGTTAACTTGACAACGTTCAGGTAAGATGTTGACATTAGCTCCTAACATAGGCGAAGAAGCATTACAACTAGGTACATCACTTGCAATGACTAAGAAAGACTGATTAGTACCAGCTTTCAGATCAGGTGCTTTAATGCTTCACAGAGGGGTTAAGCCTTACCAATTAATGCTTTACTGAAACGGTAATGAAAAAGGTAACGTTTTTGATGAAGGTGTAAGAGTTATCCCAATTAACATTACTATTGGTGCTCAATACTCTCAAGCTGCAGGGATTGGTTATGCACTAAAACAAAATAAAGAAAGAGCTGCTGCTGTTACTTTCATCGGTGATGGTGGTACTGCTGAAGGTGAATTCTATGAAGCAATGAACCTTGCTTCAATTCACAAGTGACAAACTGTCTTCTGTGTAAACAACAACCAATATGCGATCTCTACAAGAACTAACTTAGAAAGTGCAGTTAGTGACCTATCAACTAAAGCGATTGCTGTTAATATGCCAAGAGTAAGAGTTGATGGTAACGACTTATTAGCATGTTATGATGCAATGTTAGAAGCAATTGAATACTCTAGAAGTGGTATGGGACCAATCTTTGTTGAATTTGTAACTTACCGTCAAGGTCCTCACACAACTTCAGATGACCCTTCAGTTTACAGAACTAAACAAGAAGAAGAAGAAGCTAAGAAATCAGATCCAATCGCAAGAATTAAGAAATTCTTAACAGCTAAAGGTCTATGAGACGAAGCTAAAGAAAAAACAATGTTTGAACAGATCGAAGCTAAGATCAGTGAGGAATACGATGTTATGCTTCAACACATTCAAACTACAGTTGATGACGTTTTTGATCACACTTACGCAACTTTACCACAAAACTTAGTTGAACAAAAAGCAGTAGCTAAAAAATACTTTGGAGACAAATAA
- a CDS encoding deoxynucleoside kinase, producing the protein MLVAISGMVASGKSTLSNNLHLHYKNSKILYEYDEKDEVFNQFLEWLYNKNAVVDFAFQSYVVQNYSRHLKQALSQNYDYIFSDRFNLEHFIFAKNKISKKPKKFINAYEAMFDVLVSEDKIPDLVIYLDFNFDEFKKRIFKRNRIVETSTFNDNIDYWRNLHSIYKKEFINQQQKYKFKVVYLDTNNKNEEDIFKQSVEIINLYSAK; encoded by the coding sequence ATGCTTGTTGCTATTAGTGGAATGGTTGCTTCTGGAAAATCTACACTTTCTAACAATCTGCATTTACATTATAAAAACTCAAAAATTCTTTATGAGTACGACGAAAAAGATGAAGTTTTTAATCAGTTTTTAGAATGGCTATATAATAAGAATGCCGTTGTAGATTTTGCTTTTCAATCTTACGTTGTACAAAATTATTCTAGACATCTTAAACAAGCTTTATCTCAAAATTATGACTATATTTTTTCAGATCGCTTTAATCTAGAACATTTTATTTTTGCAAAAAATAAAATATCTAAAAAACCTAAAAAATTTATAAATGCTTATGAAGCGATGTTTGACGTTTTGGTTTCAGAAGATAAAATTCCCGATCTGGTTATTTATTTAGATTTCAATTTTGATGAATTCAAAAAAAGAATTTTTAAGAGAAATAGAATTGTAGAAACATCAACATTTAACGATAATATAGATTACTGAAGAAATCTTCATAGCATTTATAAAAAAGAGTTTATAAATCAACAACAAAAATATAAATTTAAAGTTGTTTATTTAGATACAAATAACAAAAACGAAGAAGATATTTTTAAGCAATCTGTTGAGATAATCAATCTATATAGCGCAAAATAA
- a CDS encoding TrkH family potassium uptake protein, protein MLKINGKNRKNSLSKRNKIIKWLKIIFTGETISQKIAHFYIYFILIGSILLYLPISLKYSDTYEKATNVTFQGLAAEPIIEKAKYSFIDSFFIATSAFSDTGLSTLVVRETYTIFGQIILAILIEVGGVGFVVFWYLIWRIFAKIFKDQSSLEKTLLLQSERGGEKLSTTSKTIMVAVTAVMIFQIIYAIFYSLYFYFVPSFEQQNIIDLQNSDVNGLLIDFKASQITVDNPYRKFFTYHNAGSAIWAGIFHSVSSINNAGFDIFGPFSLSSFRNDHHIVLLFITATQFFIGGIGYPTIFDIYEKIRYKRLYKNRVKYKFSIFTKLSLITSAILLMLPIVIVAPVEVLSKNGSFNVTSQIFEQSLKNNLKFEPSLNIQTPEQLYQTIYGKNSKLDYVLNLWFMIFSSRSAGFSTISMYNLTDVSKLIFSLLMFIGAAPSSTAGGVRTTTFALVMVAIFQKFKGYKQVRLFKRSIPSETINSAYLITLLSAIFLIVAAVGTKITFDFVLPDVRFSIMDVFFEYSSGYGTVGLSVGITSYLTSINLVPLVLLIALMIIGQLGVSTSILAWVKSDAIKWNYSYVDEDVKIG, encoded by the coding sequence ATGTTAAAAATTAACGGTAAAAATCGCAAAAATTCGCTCAGTAAAAGAAACAAGATCATTAAGTGATTAAAGATAATTTTTACTGGTGAAACTATCAGCCAAAAAATCGCTCATTTCTACATTTATTTCATTTTAATCGGATCAATTCTATTGTATTTACCGATCTCTTTAAAATATAGTGATACGTATGAAAAAGCTACTAATGTTACCTTCCAAGGACTTGCTGCTGAACCAATTATTGAAAAAGCAAAATATTCGTTTATCGACTCGTTTTTCATAGCAACTTCTGCGTTCAGTGATACTGGTCTATCAACGCTAGTAGTACGAGAAACCTATACGATTTTTGGACAGATTATTTTAGCTATTCTGATTGAAGTTGGTGGAGTTGGTTTTGTAGTTTTCTGATATCTGATTTGACGAATCTTTGCCAAGATTTTTAAAGACCAGTCATCGTTAGAAAAAACCTTATTACTTCAATCTGAGCGGGGTGGTGAAAAATTATCAACAACTTCTAAGACAATCATGGTTGCAGTTACTGCAGTGATGATTTTTCAGATTATTTATGCAATTTTCTATTCGCTATACTTCTATTTTGTGCCTTCTTTTGAACAACAAAATATTATCGATTTGCAAAATTCTGATGTTAATGGTTTACTAATTGATTTCAAAGCTTCTCAGATTACTGTTGATAATCCTTATCGAAAATTCTTCACTTATCATAATGCTGGATCAGCTATTTGAGCTGGAATCTTCCACTCAGTTTCTTCAATAAACAACGCTGGATTTGATATTTTTGGTCCTTTTTCTTTATCTAGTTTTAGAAATGACCACCACATTGTTTTATTATTCATCACTGCAACTCAATTCTTTATTGGTGGAATTGGTTATCCTACAATCTTTGATATCTACGAAAAGATTAGATACAAAAGACTTTATAAAAATCGAGTGAAATACAAATTTAGTATCTTCACTAAATTATCTTTAATAACATCTGCAATTTTATTAATGCTGCCAATAGTAATCGTGGCACCAGTTGAAGTTTTAAGCAAAAATGGTTCGTTTAATGTTACATCACAAATTTTTGAACAATCACTAAAAAACAACCTTAAGTTTGAACCTTCTCTTAATATTCAAACTCCAGAACAACTGTACCAAACGATCTATGGAAAAAACTCTAAATTAGATTACGTGCTTAACCTGTGGTTCATGATCTTTTCATCCCGGTCAGCTGGTTTTTCAACGATCAGTATGTATAACCTAACTGATGTTTCTAAACTAATCTTTAGCTTATTAATGTTTATTGGTGCTGCACCTTCATCAACTGCAGGGGGGGTGAGAACTACAACCTTTGCTTTAGTAATGGTTGCAATCTTCCAAAAATTCAAGGGCTATAAACAAGTAAGATTATTCAAAAGATCAATCCCATCTGAGACAATTAATAGTGCATATCTAATTACTTTATTAAGTGCGATCTTCTTAATCGTTGCTGCTGTAGGAACTAAAATTACTTTTGATTTTGTTCTACCAGACGTAAGATTTAGTATCATGGACGTGTTCTTTGAATACTCTTCAGGTTATGGTACGGTAGGTCTATCAGTTGGTATTACTTCATACCTAACATCAATAAACTTAGTACCTCTGGTGCTATTAATCGCACTAATGATTATTGGTCAATTAGGGGTAAGTACTTCAATTCTTGCTTGGGTTAAGAGCGATGCTATTAAGTGAAATTACTCTTATGTTGATGAAGACGTTAAGATTGGCTAA